GCACAGGCATCACACGTCCCACACGCGGGCGCTTCGTCTTGGTAACACGACCAGGTTATCTCGTAGGGCACATCCAGTTCAAGTCCGCGCTCAGCGATCTCTGTTTTCGACCACTCGACGAACGGTGCGAGCAATTCGATTTCCGTTTCTGGTTTCGTTCCAACATCGATCACTTGTTGGAACGCCTCGAAAAACGCCGGGCGGCAATCCGGGTACCCGGAGAAATCTTCTGAATGCGCGCCGATGAAGACGGCCGAACAGTCGTTCGCTTCGGCGTAGGAGACGGCCATCGACAATAGGTTCGCATTCCGGAATGGCACGTACGACGCCGGGATCTCATCACTGTCCAGGTCTGCCTCTTCCACGTCAATTTCTTCGTCAGTCAGACTCGATGCGCCGATCGCAGCGAGATGCTCTGTTTCGATATGTAGGAAATCAGCCGCTCCGACTTCCTCAGCCAACGACTTCGCACACTCATACTCCTTGATCTCCGTCTGCTGCCCGTACGACGTGTGCAGGAAGTACGGCTCATACCCTCGTTCCATCGCCTCGTATACCGCTGTCGCACTATCCATCCCGCCGGACACCAGAATCACCGCGCGTTTCTCGTTACTCATAGGAATCAACCGCCGAACGGAACCGCCGCCGTTCGTTGTCAGTTAGTTCACCGACTGTCGCCTGCGTCGTCGTCTCGGTCGCTGTCTCAATACCACGCATCGCCTCGCACAGGTGCCTGGCCGAAATCTCAACCCGGACCGCCTCTGGGTCGAGTTCGTCTCCGAGCCCTGCAGCGATATCCTGAGTCAGTCTCTCCTGGACAGTCAGTCGCCTGGACTGCCACCGAACGTATCGTGCGAGTTTCGATAACCCCACGACAGCCCCGTCAGGCCGGTACGCGATGTGCGCGACACCGTGGTACGGGAGCAGATGGTGCTCACACAGGCTGTATACAGGAATCCCCGTCTTGATCACCACATCCACCGCGTCACCGCCAGTATCGAACGCACGCAACTCAGGTTTCGCACTCTCGCGCTCGCCTTCAGTCAGCGTCTCCAACGCAGCAGGGACCCGACGCTGCCACGTCTCTTTGAGCCCCTCACGCTCCGGATCCTCACCCACTGCTTCCAACAACAGCCGCATCGCCCGCTGTACCTTCTCCTGATTGACCCCGCTTAGGTCATCCACACCGTCCGGGTGATACTGTTGCTCCGTCATGTCCCTGGCGCGTCGTTCCACAGATCAACGTGCAACCGTGGGGTGTACCGATACCCGTACTCCATCGCCAACTCCGCCACCGCATTCCGCCGCGCATCCAACGCCTCGCGCGTCATCCCTTCCGGCATCAACAACACCTCGTCGTTCGAGACTGTCGTTTCGGCTGCTGCACGAACCTGTTCCACCACGTCCTCGATTTCAGGCATATCATCCACCCCGGTTACAACGAACTTCAATTGACTCTCATACGCATCAACCAGATCGGCGAGCGCATCCACATCGATCCGACGCTGTTCGTGCCGCTCCGCCCACTCCCCCTCACCTTTCGGATCCCGTTCCGCTGTCGGTGTACTACTGGTGAGTTTCGGACTGATACTCGCCAAATCAATTTGCGCGTCGCGGTAGATCGTTCCGTTTGTTTCCACCGTCGTGTGATAGCCCTGCTCCGCTAATTCGT
This DNA window, taken from Halobellus ruber, encodes the following:
- the queC gene encoding 7-cyano-7-deazaguanine synthase QueC; the protein is MSNEKRAVILVSGGMDSATAVYEAMERGYEPYFLHTSYGQQTEIKEYECAKSLAEEVGAADFLHIETEHLAAIGASSLTDEEIDVEEADLDSDEIPASYVPFRNANLLSMAVSYAEANDCSAVFIGAHSEDFSGYPDCRPAFFEAFQQVIDVGTKPETEIELLAPFVEWSKTEIAERGLELDVPYEITWSCYQDEAPACGTCDACAFRLEAFRNAGSSDPIDYAERPTYSS
- the folE gene encoding GTP cyclohydrolase I; amino-acid sequence: MTEQQYHPDGVDDLSGVNQEKVQRAMRLLLEAVGEDPEREGLKETWQRRVPAALETLTEGERESAKPELRAFDTGGDAVDVVIKTGIPVYSLCEHHLLPYHGVAHIAYRPDGAVVGLSKLARYVRWQSRRLTVQERLTQDIAAGLGDELDPEAVRVEISARHLCEAMRGIETATETTTQATVGELTDNERRRFRSAVDSYE
- a CDS encoding 7-carboxy-7-deazaguanine synthase QueE, whose translation is MPVASDIADIGSDAPPDAAALPVNEVFYSLQGEGTLAGTPSVFVRISGCNLRCWFCDSYHTSWEPTGAWLSIDEIVDEVASFEAAEHVVLTGGEPMMYEESVGLLDELAEQGYHTTVETNGTIYRDAQIDLASISPKLTSSTPTAERDPKGEGEWAERHEQRRIDVDALADLVDAYESQLKFVVTGVDDMPEIEDVVEQVRAAAETTVSNDEVLLMPEGMTREALDARRNAVAELAMEYGYRYTPRLHVDLWNDAPGT